The genomic interval CACAGCTTCAATTCTTTCCCTAACTATTAGTTCAATGCTGTTATGAATTTCTCCCTTTATCAAACATTGCAGCATTCCCCCCTTGCCTTCAATTTCCTGCATCAATTTCCACGCCTTGTTTGCCAGTTCCTTAGTAAGCCATTCAATATAGTAACAGCCCCCTGCTGGGTCAAGCACTTTATCCAAATGTGCCTCTTCTTTTAAGATTATCTGCTGATTTCTTGCCAAGCGCATAGAAAATTCATCCGGCTGAGCAATTAACTCATCAAAACAGCCAATTTCCAAACTATCTACCCCTCCAATCACAGCGGCAAAACCTTCAGTAGCAGTTCTCAACACATTTACATAAATGTCGTAGAGGGTCTTATTGAATTTAGCTGTCTTACCGTGAATCCAAACCTTTTGAGTTTCCTCTCCCCCACCGAAAGCATTAATCATTTCCGCCCAAAGTAAACGCAGAGCACGCACTTTGGCTATTTCCATAAAGAAATTGGAACCCAGAGTTAGTTTTACTTGAAATAAAGGTGCTACCTGCTCAATTGTCCAACCGGAATTCAGTAATTGTCTTAAATAATAAATTGCCGTAGCCAATGCCAAAGCCAGTTCCTGAACGCTGGAAGCGCCTGCAGATTCGTAACAAGAGGTATCTATGCTGAGAATTCTGTTCTGGGGCATTTTTTCTACATTCCATTTTATTATTTCTGCCAATTTCTCTTCCGCATCTGCCAAAGTGCAAGACAGATAACCTTTTTCGGCAAGTTCCCCGATAAAATCAAGTCCTATGCCTGCTTCCAGGGACTTTATAGCTATATTATGTTTAGCTGCATATTGCTCCCAGGTCTGCAGTATTTCTATATCCTCAATACCTAATTGCATAAACAGGGGGGCAGAATTAAGGTATATCCCGTCCAAAAGTGTTTCCCAGTCAGTTAAGCTCTGTATTTTTATCCCTTCTGCGGAACTAAAATTACTCAAGGTAATATTTACTGCCGTCAAACCCTGATTTAATTCCTTCAGCAATATCTTGTTCAATTCCTTCAGGTCTGTCTCCGGATGGTTTTGAGCAATTAACCAACCCTCGGTTAAAAACCGGAGGGGATTATTGCCCCGCACGAAAGGACTGCTTCCCGGTTGGCTTCCTGTAAAAGGAATACCCGCTATATCTTCTTGACGATAGATTGGCTGCAGAGTTATTCCTTCCGTGGTTTTGGTTTTAAGAACTTTGTCCAAATCTGCACCTTTCAATCCTGCTTGCACTGCTTGCAACCATTCCTCAAAGCTGGGAGGAGGGAATTCCTGCAGCAGGTTTAACTTAATTTCACTGTCCACTATTTTCTCCTTTTCTATCCGAAAAACGACATATTTGTCGTTCCCATTCCGGAAAAACGACATCCTTGTCGTTTATTATGGTTGACCAGGAGGTCAACCTTCCGAGAATACGACATTCTTGTCGTTTATGAATTTATCTTATTTTTTAGCCACCGAAAGCACCGAATTCACCGAAATATTCTATAACTCTCTTTTTATCTTTATTCATCATTCTTTTAGCCCACTATTTTCAGGACGCATCACCCCCTGCCCTCTGCCCTCAGCTCTCAGCTCTCTGCCCTCACAATCATCTGCACCGGTTTCATCCCATAAGGAGAACCCTGTTGAATAGCATCCAGAAT from Candidatus Cloacimonas sp. carries:
- a CDS encoding methylmalonyl-CoA mutase family protein translates to MDSEIKLNLLQEFPPPSFEEWLQAVQAGLKGADLDKVLKTKTTEGITLQPIYRQEDIAGIPFTGSQPGSSPFVRGNNPLRFLTEGWLIAQNHPETDLKELNKILLKELNQGLTAVNITLSNFSSAEGIKIQSLTDWETLLDGIYLNSAPLFMQLGIEDIEILQTWEQYAAKHNIAIKSLEAGIGLDFIGELAEKGYLSCTLADAEEKLAEIIKWNVEKMPQNRILSIDTSCYESAGASSVQELALALATAIYYLRQLLNSGWTIEQVAPLFQVKLTLGSNFFMEIAKVRALRLLWAEMINAFGGGEETQKVWIHGKTAKFNKTLYDIYVNVLRTATEGFAAVIGGVDSLEIGCFDELIAQPDEFSMRLARNQQIILKEEAHLDKVLDPAGGCYYIEWLTKELANKAWKLMQEIEGKGGMLQCLIKGEIHNSIELIVRERIEAVNKRKNIFVGINMYANPEEKMPTPQKADKPAAKEDKAFVLKDGALPKHRAVEEMENLRMQMEASQTNKKVFLLNMGTLAEYKARADFALNFFPVGGLEVIYPDGFNTVEEAVTAAEKSGAAAFCICSTDENYVSLVPEICSRMKDKILILAGYPADKIADYKQAGINYFIHLKADVTATLRDLAKQMGVI